A stretch of the Pseudomonas sp. ACM7 genome encodes the following:
- the wbpA gene encoding UDP-N-acetyl-D-glucosamine 6-dehydrogenase, translated as MKTSITKFKNKEALIGIVGLGYVGLPLMLRYNAIGFRVLGIDIDEHKVAKLNAGESYIEHIPAGKIQNARTTGFEATTNFSRASECDALILCVPTPLNKYREPDMSFVINTTDGLKPYMRAGQIVSLESTTYPGTTEEELLPRVQEGGLVVGEDIFLVYSPEREDPGNPNFETRTIPKIIGGDTAACLEVGIALYEQAIDHVVPVSSTKAAEMTKLLENIHRAVNIGLVNEMKIVADRMGIDIFEVVDAAATKPFGFTAYYPGPGLGGHCIPIDPFYLTWKAREYGLHTRFIELSGEVNQAMPEYVLNKLMDGLNDSGKALKGSKVLVLGIAYKKNVDDMRESPSVEIMELIEGKGGSVAYSDPHVLVFPKMREHHFELSSEVLTAESLAGFDAVVLATDHDKFDYDLIKQHARLIIDSRGKYRVPEKHIIKA; from the coding sequence ATGAAGACCAGCATCACCAAGTTTAAGAACAAGGAAGCCTTGATCGGTATCGTCGGCCTTGGGTACGTCGGGTTACCCCTGATGCTGCGTTATAACGCTATCGGTTTTCGGGTGTTAGGCATTGATATCGACGAACACAAAGTCGCCAAGCTGAATGCTGGTGAAAGTTACATCGAGCACATCCCAGCAGGTAAAATCCAGAATGCCCGTACCACCGGCTTTGAGGCAACGACCAATTTTAGCCGTGCTTCCGAATGCGATGCCCTTATTTTGTGCGTGCCAACACCGTTGAACAAGTATCGTGAACCCGATATGAGTTTTGTCATTAACACCACGGATGGCCTGAAGCCCTACATGCGCGCAGGTCAAATCGTCTCTTTGGAAAGCACTACCTATCCAGGTACAACTGAAGAAGAGTTGCTGCCACGTGTTCAAGAGGGCGGTTTGGTCGTCGGTGAAGACATCTTTCTTGTCTATTCACCTGAGCGTGAAGATCCGGGTAACCCGAATTTTGAAACACGCACTATTCCAAAAATCATCGGTGGTGATACTGCGGCTTGCCTTGAGGTCGGTATTGCTCTCTATGAGCAGGCCATCGATCACGTAGTGCCGGTAAGTTCTACGAAGGCAGCTGAAATGACCAAGCTGCTGGAAAACATCCATCGCGCTGTGAACATTGGCTTGGTCAATGAAATGAAGATCGTTGCCGATCGGATGGGGATTGATATCTTTGAGGTTGTCGACGCTGCTGCGACCAAACCTTTCGGATTCACTGCTTACTATCCGGGACCTGGTCTGGGCGGACACTGTATCCCTATTGATCCTTTCTATCTGACCTGGAAAGCTCGGGAGTACGGGCTCCACACAAGGTTTATCGAGCTGTCAGGCGAAGTGAACCAGGCCATGCCTGAATACGTTCTCAACAAGTTGATGGACGGATTAAACGATTCGGGCAAGGCTCTCAAAGGCAGTAAGGTTCTGGTGCTGGGCATTGCTTACAAGAAGAACGTTGATGACATGCGCGAGTCGCCTTCAGTTGAGATCATGGAGTTGATTGAAGGAAAAGGCGGTTCTGTAGCGTATAGCGATCCCCATGTACTTGTTTTCCCTAAAATGCGTGAACATCACTTTGAATTGAGCAGTGAAGTACTTACGGCCGAAAGTCTTGCCGGATTTGATGCTGTCGTACTCGCCACTGATCACGACAAGTTTGATTATGACCTTATCAAGCAGCACGCTAGGCTGATTATTGACAGTCGAGGCAAATACCGAGTCCCTGAAAAACATATTATTAAGGCTTGA
- the wbpB gene encoding UDP-N-acetyl-2-amino-2-deoxy-D-glucuronate oxidase, with protein MKNFALIGAAGYIAPRHMRAIKDTGNVLVSAYDINDSVGIIDSISPQSEFFTQFERFLEHAHQLKRNPKTALDYVAVCSPNYLHHSHIAAGLRLGCDVICEKPLVPTPEILDELALVEQETGKRVYNILQLRHHKSILDLKERVARDNASEKYDVELTYITSRGNWYMESWKGDPRKSFGLATNIGVHFYDMLHFIFGKLQRNVVHFTSEHRAAGYLEYEKARVRWFLSIDANDLPESVKGKKPTYRSITVNGDEIEFSEGFTDLHTVSYQEILNARGYGIEDARHCVETVNTIRSSQTVAPANGEGHPFLLGV; from the coding sequence ATGAAGAATTTTGCTCTAATCGGTGCCGCGGGCTATATTGCTCCACGGCATATGCGCGCTATTAAAGATACCGGGAACGTTTTGGTGTCTGCCTACGATATAAATGATTCAGTAGGCATCATAGATAGTATTTCGCCGCAAAGTGAATTTTTTACTCAGTTCGAGCGTTTCCTTGAACATGCTCATCAGCTCAAACGTAATCCAAAAACAGCGCTGGATTATGTAGCGGTATGCTCGCCAAACTATTTGCATCATTCACATATCGCAGCCGGGCTTCGACTGGGCTGTGATGTAATCTGTGAAAAGCCTTTGGTGCCAACTCCTGAGATTCTGGATGAGCTTGCATTGGTCGAACAAGAGACCGGTAAGCGTGTTTACAACATTTTGCAACTGCGCCATCACAAATCGATTCTCGATCTTAAAGAGAGAGTCGCCAGAGATAATGCGTCTGAGAAGTATGATGTTGAGTTGACTTATATTACCTCTCGCGGTAATTGGTATATGGAAAGCTGGAAGGGCGACCCACGTAAGTCCTTCGGACTGGCAACAAATATCGGCGTGCACTTTTACGATATGTTGCATTTCATTTTTGGTAAGTTACAGCGCAACGTTGTTCATTTTACTTCCGAGCACAGGGCTGCTGGATATCTTGAATACGAGAAAGCGCGCGTACGTTGGTTTCTCTCGATCGACGCAAATGATTTGCCTGAGTCTGTGAAAGGGAAAAAACCTACGTATCGATCCATCACTGTGAACGGTGATGAAATCGAATTCTCCGAAGGATTCACTGATCTGCATACGGTCAGCTATCAGGAGATTTTGAACGCGCGCGGCTACGGTATTGAGGATGCTCGTCACTGTGTCGAAACAGTGAATACTATTCGTTCCAGCCAGACTGTTGCACCTGCAAATGGGGAAGGTCACCCCTTCCTGCTTGGCGTTTAA
- a CDS encoding acyltransferase, with protein sequence MNFSVHSSAIVDEGAVIGEGTRVWHFVHVCGGARIGKGVSLGQNVFIGNKVVVGDFCKIQNNVSVYDNVTLEDGVFCGPSMVFTNVYNPRSLIERKDQYRDTLVQKGATLGANCTIVCGVVIGKFAFVGAGAVINRDVPAYALMVGVPARQIGWMSEFGEQLKLPVRGSGEVKCEHSGASYVLADNVVTKLDA encoded by the coding sequence GTGAATTTCTCCGTTCATAGCAGCGCAATAGTCGATGAAGGGGCAGTCATCGGTGAAGGCACCCGCGTCTGGCATTTTGTTCATGTTTGTGGTGGGGCTCGGATTGGCAAAGGCGTCTCATTAGGCCAAAACGTCTTTATCGGTAATAAGGTTGTCGTTGGGGATTTTTGTAAGATTCAAAACAATGTTTCGGTCTACGACAACGTTACTCTGGAAGATGGCGTATTCTGCGGGCCGAGCATGGTATTTACTAATGTTTATAACCCTCGTTCGCTAATAGAGCGCAAAGACCAGTACCGGGATACGTTAGTGCAAAAAGGCGCCACGTTAGGCGCGAATTGTACGATTGTTTGCGGTGTTGTCATCGGGAAGTTTGCGTTTGTCGGCGCAGGGGCGGTTATTAATCGGGACGTGCCAGCGTACGCTTTGATGGTGGGGGTTCCTGCTCGCCAAATAGGCTGGATGAGTGAGTTCGGGGAGCAGTTGAAGCTTCCTGTGAGAGGTTCTGGCGAAGTGAAATGTGAGCATAGTGGTGCTTCCTATGTTCTTGCTGACAATGTCGTTACAAAATTGGATGCATGA
- a CDS encoding DegT/DnrJ/EryC1/StrS aminotransferase family protein, protein MIEFIDLKRQQSRIKTQLDAAIQKVLAHGQYILGPEVSELEEKLASKVGAKYCITCANGTDALQIALMALGVGPGDEVITPGFSYIATAEAAVILGAKVVYVDVDPLTYNLDPRLLESKITANTKAIIPVSLYGQCADFDAINAVAEKYQIPVIEDAAQSFGAAYKDQQSCGLTTIACTSFFPSKPLGCYGDGGAMFTNDEKLAVVLRQIARHGQDRRYHHIRIGVNSRIDTLQAAILLEKLSIFDEEVELRQAVAARYDRLLAEAGVESTPHIHPDNKSVYAQYTIRVEHREQLQKKLKDDGVPTVVHYPIPLNKQPAVADQSASLPVGDEVARTVLSLPMHPYLSETDQSRIVESLRRALDA, encoded by the coding sequence ATGATTGAATTTATTGATCTAAAACGGCAGCAGTCCCGGATTAAAACTCAGCTTGATGCTGCGATCCAGAAGGTATTGGCGCACGGTCAGTATATTTTGGGGCCAGAAGTTTCTGAGTTGGAAGAAAAACTGGCAAGTAAGGTAGGTGCCAAATATTGCATTACCTGCGCCAACGGTACAGACGCGCTTCAGATCGCTCTGATGGCTTTAGGTGTAGGACCTGGTGATGAAGTTATTACCCCCGGGTTCAGCTATATTGCGACAGCCGAAGCAGCCGTCATATTGGGCGCAAAGGTCGTATATGTGGACGTTGATCCATTGACATATAACCTTGATCCCAGATTGTTAGAGTCAAAAATCACAGCCAATACCAAGGCCATTATTCCTGTTTCGTTGTATGGCCAATGTGCGGACTTCGATGCAATTAATGCTGTAGCGGAGAAGTATCAGATTCCGGTCATAGAAGACGCAGCGCAGAGCTTTGGCGCAGCGTACAAAGATCAGCAGTCATGCGGGTTGACGACGATTGCTTGCACTAGTTTTTTCCCAAGTAAGCCATTAGGCTGCTACGGGGATGGCGGAGCTATGTTCACCAATGACGAAAAGCTTGCCGTTGTACTTCGTCAAATTGCGCGCCATGGTCAAGATCGTCGGTATCACCATATAAGAATTGGTGTAAATAGTCGGATTGATACTTTGCAAGCTGCAATCCTGCTTGAGAAATTATCTATTTTTGATGAAGAAGTCGAGCTTCGACAAGCTGTCGCAGCACGTTATGATCGACTATTAGCAGAGGCGGGAGTTGAATCGACACCGCACATTCATCCTGATAATAAAAGTGTTTATGCACAATATACTATACGCGTAGAACATCGCGAGCAGTTGCAAAAAAAACTTAAGGATGACGGGGTGCCGACGGTAGTGCATTACCCTATTCCTCTGAATAAACAACCAGCAGTCGCTGATCAATCGGCCTCCTTACCTGTTGGAGACGAAGTGGCTCGCACTGTACTGAGTCTTCCGATGCACCCTTATCTTAGCGAAACGGACCAATCGCGAATTGTTGAGTCTTTAAGACGAGCGCTTGATGCATAA
- a CDS encoding oligosaccharide flippase family protein, whose translation MRFWKSLGRYKSNDFIRAVGVLVGGTAIAQVIMLLLLPLLTRLYTPEDFSVLSIYLALLSIISVAATLRFELAIPIPEDDAEAINILFLGVLSSLFVAMIIGLVVSLFSAELSLIFGKPSLQYYLWVLPVGIFFAGCYSALQFWASRKKRFSDIAKTKVQQAVGAATVQLLFGVFASSPLGLILGQTINNGAGAVGLAQKSNSVDKALLKSVNLRAMFELFKKYDRFPKYSMLEGLANNAAIQVPVIIIASLAAGPEAGYLLLAMQLMQAPVSLVGSAVSQVYLSKAPEMQRAGDLSGFTSDTLIGLIKVGIIPLVIAGVVAPYAFPFVFGEQWHRAGEIILYMVPWIAMQLLASPISMALHITNNQPAAMLLQFSGLLLRVGAVTVSALWFKNILTEVYAVSGFLFYAIYLIIVMKVTQVKAWELLCKVKFIAGAVVIMFFAALLYVMRQRFFLM comes from the coding sequence ATGCGATTCTGGAAAAGCTTGGGACGATATAAGTCAAATGATTTTATCAGAGCCGTGGGTGTGCTGGTCGGAGGAACTGCGATAGCTCAAGTCATAATGTTACTTTTGCTTCCGCTACTGACCCGGCTATATACCCCTGAGGATTTTAGTGTCTTATCAATATACTTAGCGTTGCTTAGCATTATCTCTGTAGCGGCGACATTGAGGTTCGAGTTGGCCATTCCGATTCCTGAGGACGATGCGGAAGCGATAAATATATTGTTTTTGGGCGTTTTATCATCACTGTTCGTTGCGATGATAATTGGGCTTGTGGTGAGTTTGTTTTCGGCCGAACTCTCATTAATATTTGGTAAGCCCAGTTTGCAATATTATTTATGGGTCTTGCCTGTAGGGATATTTTTTGCGGGTTGCTACAGTGCATTGCAGTTTTGGGCCAGTCGCAAGAAAAGGTTCTCGGATATTGCAAAAACTAAAGTACAACAAGCTGTTGGGGCTGCAACAGTGCAGTTGTTGTTTGGCGTGTTTGCCAGTAGCCCTTTAGGTTTGATTTTAGGGCAAACGATAAATAATGGCGCAGGTGCAGTCGGGCTTGCGCAAAAAAGTAACTCAGTAGATAAAGCTTTGTTGAAAAGCGTGAATCTACGCGCGATGTTCGAGTTGTTTAAGAAGTACGATCGATTTCCAAAGTATTCGATGCTCGAAGGATTGGCCAATAACGCCGCAATACAGGTGCCTGTCATTATTATTGCGAGTTTGGCTGCAGGACCTGAGGCCGGATATTTACTTTTGGCGATGCAATTAATGCAGGCCCCCGTTAGCCTCGTAGGTAGTGCAGTTTCTCAGGTATATTTGTCCAAAGCCCCAGAGATGCAACGAGCGGGTGATCTTTCGGGTTTCACGTCCGATACGCTTATAGGCTTGATTAAGGTAGGGATCATCCCCCTCGTAATTGCTGGCGTAGTGGCACCGTATGCGTTCCCGTTCGTTTTTGGCGAGCAGTGGCATCGAGCGGGCGAGATAATTCTATACATGGTTCCCTGGATCGCAATGCAACTGTTGGCGTCTCCCATTTCCATGGCTCTTCACATCACAAATAATCAGCCTGCTGCAATGTTATTGCAGTTCAGTGGCTTATTACTTCGAGTAGGGGCTGTTACAGTCTCTGCGCTTTGGTTTAAAAACATATTAACTGAAGTCTATGCGGTTTCCGGATTTTTGTTTTACGCAATCTATCTGATCATTGTGATGAAAGTAACCCAGGTAAAAGCCTGGGAGTTGCTTTGCAAAGTAAAATTTATTGCTGGAGCGGTAGTAATTATGTTTTTTGCTGCGCTGTTATACGTGATGCGTCAGCGTTTTTTTTTAATGTAA
- a CDS encoding glycosyltransferase family A protein: MSDLNVSVVVAVKNEEKYVQSAMLSILKQRGLIFELVVVDDGSEDETYNILCSLAAEHKNMRLLKNPKAGKCSAFNYGVSHATGRFTCIYAGDDLMPEGSLAARFAMVSGFGETDAVVGLCKLITLSENKKFDGHLVPKRAGQGGLTGVSYMMSLQVVSKIFPVPEILPNEDTWMELAVTHFVEWNIVHSDIVGCMWRVHSGNSINMLVDFPTYNKKLTPRMAAIGLFYERHSSELSRNSRDELYQKVKCETSRSQGDIVGILLSKTSLINRLRALSACNSFFYNLRKKLYGLLSGW, encoded by the coding sequence ATGAGTGACCTGAACGTTAGCGTAGTGGTTGCAGTAAAAAATGAAGAGAAATACGTCCAGTCGGCGATGCTCAGTATTCTCAAACAGCGAGGTTTGATTTTTGAGCTGGTTGTGGTGGACGACGGCTCTGAGGATGAGACATACAACATTCTATGTTCGCTCGCCGCCGAGCATAAAAATATGCGGTTGTTAAAAAACCCGAAGGCGGGTAAGTGCTCTGCATTCAACTATGGTGTGTCTCACGCTACGGGGCGTTTTACCTGTATTTACGCAGGTGACGATCTCATGCCCGAGGGGAGCCTCGCCGCGCGCTTTGCTATGGTTTCAGGTTTCGGTGAGACCGATGCAGTTGTCGGTTTGTGCAAGTTGATTACGCTTTCTGAAAACAAGAAATTCGATGGACACCTCGTTCCTAAGCGTGCAGGCCAGGGGGGGTTGACTGGCGTATCTTATATGATGAGCCTGCAAGTGGTTTCCAAAATATTTCCAGTTCCCGAGATACTTCCGAATGAAGATACTTGGATGGAGTTGGCAGTAACTCATTTTGTAGAATGGAATATCGTCCATTCCGATATTGTGGGTTGTATGTGGCGTGTCCATAGTGGAAATAGCATTAACATGCTTGTGGACTTTCCTACTTATAATAAAAAGCTTACGCCGCGGATGGCTGCAATCGGTCTATTTTACGAGCGCCACTCTTCGGAATTATCAAGAAATTCCAGAGACGAACTTTATCAAAAGGTTAAGTGCGAGACGAGTCGCTCGCAGGGCGATATAGTTGGTATTTTGCTTTCAAAAACAAGTTTGATTAATAGGTTGAGAGCGCTGTCGGCGTGCAACAGCTTCTTTTATAATCTTCGAAAAAAATTGTACGGACTTCTCTCCGGCTGGTGA
- a CDS encoding N-acetyl sugar amidotransferase — protein sequence MSLKEYNICRTCIMDTSDPNIAFSEDGQCEYCLNFAQSIRPNWHTDSIGEAELMKIADKIKKEGEGKDFDCIIGLSGGLDSSYLAYVAKEKMGLRPLLFHVDAGWNTDQAVGNIEKLVDGLGLDLYTEVINWEEMKSLQVAFLKAQVPDQDIPQDTAFFSGLYKFAKAHKIKYVLTGGNYSTECCREPEEWGAYPGIDKTLITDIHTKFGSRKLKSFPIVDVLSYKIYYRYVLGMQVVRPLNLLPYIKSEAEETLEKLFGWKRFQHKHHESRFTRFYEDYWMPRKFGYEKRRAHFSSLIMTGQLTREAALERISKPELDEKFLKSEFEYVAHKLDLTVPELQSIFEGSNKTCLDYKNKRFLIGIGSRVLSALGLERRLFR from the coding sequence ATGAGTTTGAAAGAATATAACATCTGCCGTACATGCATTATGGATACCAGCGATCCTAATATCGCTTTTTCGGAAGATGGTCAGTGCGAGTATTGCTTAAATTTTGCGCAAAGTATTCGGCCTAATTGGCACACCGATTCAATTGGTGAAGCTGAACTGATGAAAATCGCCGATAAAATTAAAAAAGAGGGCGAAGGCAAAGATTTTGACTGCATCATTGGCCTGAGTGGTGGGCTGGACAGTTCGTACCTGGCCTATGTTGCAAAAGAAAAAATGGGCTTGAGACCTCTGCTTTTTCACGTAGATGCGGGCTGGAATACGGATCAGGCTGTTGGTAACATAGAGAAACTTGTCGACGGCTTAGGTTTGGACCTCTATACCGAAGTGATCAATTGGGAAGAAATGAAAAGCCTGCAGGTTGCTTTTTTGAAGGCTCAGGTACCCGATCAAGACATTCCTCAGGACACCGCTTTTTTCTCCGGTTTATATAAATTTGCAAAGGCGCATAAGATAAAGTATGTGCTCACCGGTGGTAATTACTCTACCGAGTGTTGCCGTGAGCCTGAAGAGTGGGGCGCCTATCCGGGTATTGATAAGACACTTATCACTGATATACATACCAAGTTCGGATCGCGGAAGTTGAAGAGTTTCCCGATAGTCGACGTGCTGTCTTATAAGATTTATTATCGGTATGTATTGGGCATGCAAGTGGTTCGCCCACTCAATTTGCTTCCTTACATTAAAAGCGAGGCCGAGGAAACGCTTGAAAAATTGTTTGGCTGGAAGCGGTTCCAGCATAAGCATCATGAATCCAGGTTTACCCGTTTTTACGAGGATTATTGGATGCCTCGTAAATTTGGTTATGAAAAACGTAGAGCTCACTTTTCCAGCCTGATTATGACTGGTCAGCTCACGCGGGAAGCTGCGCTGGAGCGAATTTCCAAGCCAGAACTGGACGAGAAATTCCTGAAGTCCGAATTCGAGTACGTCGCTCATAAATTGGACTTGACTGTGCCAGAGCTTCAGAGCATTTTCGAGGGTTCCAACAAGACGTGCCTTGATTACAAAAACAAGCGCTTCTTGATCGGAATAGGCTCTCGAGTGCTCAGCGCGCTTGGTTTGGAAAGAAGACTCTTCAGATGA
- the hisH gene encoding imidazole glycerol phosphate synthase subunit HisH, with amino-acid sequence MITIIDYGLGNIQAFVNVYRRLHIPVSVAKCAADLDGATKLILPGVGAFDHAIERLDASGIRPALDELVQKAKIPVLGICVGMQILADSSDEGSLPGLGWVPGSVRSFKAIPQLSELPLPHMGWNDVVPSADSALFKGFELESRFYFLHSFFFDCLQPQHIAATSSYGLDFSCAVRADNVYGVQFHPEKSHHFGVGLLKNFAEL; translated from the coding sequence ATGATAACAATCATAGATTATGGCTTGGGCAATATTCAGGCGTTTGTCAATGTCTATCGACGCTTACACATCCCTGTATCTGTAGCAAAATGTGCTGCTGATCTCGACGGTGCTACCAAGCTGATCCTGCCGGGCGTTGGCGCATTTGACCATGCCATCGAACGTCTGGACGCTTCTGGCATTCGGCCAGCGCTGGACGAACTCGTTCAAAAGGCAAAGATCCCCGTGTTGGGGATCTGCGTCGGTATGCAGATTCTTGCCGATAGCAGTGACGAAGGCTCGCTGCCTGGCTTGGGTTGGGTTCCAGGCAGCGTGCGTTCGTTCAAGGCCATCCCTCAGCTTTCGGAGTTGCCCCTGCCTCACATGGGCTGGAATGACGTTGTACCTTCTGCGGATTCGGCGCTTTTCAAAGGGTTTGAACTGGAATCACGTTTCTACTTCCTTCACTCTTTCTTTTTTGATTGTTTGCAACCCCAACATATAGCCGCCACTTCCTCGTACGGGTTGGATTTCAGTTGTGCTGTCCGCGCTGATAATGTGTATGGCGTGCAGTTTCATCCCGAAAAGAGCCATCACTTCGGTGTTGGTCTACTGAAAAATTTCGCGGAACTATGA
- a CDS encoding AglZ/HisF2 family acetamidino modification protein has product MLRPRIIPCLLIQDGGLVKTVKFKDPKYVGDPINAVKIFNEKEADELIVIDIDATVNGVEPNYKQIANLAAECRMPLCYGGGVRTAEQAKKIIALGVEKVAISSAALENPTLITQIAEEIGSQSVVVVLDYKSRLLSKASDVWTHNGTRNTKRSVLDVALEVEKLGAGEIVINSIENDGRMKGYDIDLALKLRQTVHIPITILGGGGSLEDMRSVVAACGVVGVAAGSFFVFKGSYRAVLINYPSAQQKDELIYSALRTK; this is encoded by the coding sequence ATGTTAAGACCACGAATTATTCCATGTCTTTTGATTCAAGATGGCGGGCTGGTTAAAACAGTAAAATTTAAAGATCCAAAATATGTAGGTGATCCGATTAACGCTGTTAAGATATTCAATGAAAAAGAAGCAGATGAACTTATTGTCATTGATATCGATGCTACGGTTAATGGTGTTGAGCCTAATTATAAGCAAATAGCTAATCTGGCCGCAGAATGCCGGATGCCCCTTTGTTATGGAGGAGGAGTTCGGACTGCTGAACAGGCTAAAAAAATTATTGCGTTGGGCGTCGAAAAAGTCGCGATCAGTTCTGCAGCACTTGAGAATCCGACATTGATCACTCAAATTGCCGAGGAAATTGGCAGTCAAAGTGTCGTCGTCGTGCTCGACTACAAATCCCGCCTGCTCAGCAAAGCCAGTGATGTCTGGACACATAACGGCACTCGAAATACAAAGCGCAGTGTGTTGGATGTTGCATTGGAGGTCGAAAAACTTGGCGCGGGCGAGATCGTCATCAATTCGATTGAAAATGACGGTCGGATGAAGGGCTATGATATAGATCTCGCACTTAAGTTACGTCAGACCGTACACATTCCCATCACGATATTAGGCGGAGGTGGGTCGCTTGAAGACATGCGCAGCGTTGTCGCCGCATGTGGTGTTGTGGGTGTCGCAGCAGGTAGTTTCTTTGTGTTCAAAGGGAGTTATCGTGCGGTGCTGATCAACTACCCAAGTGCACAACAAAAAGACGAGTTAATTTATTCAGCTCTACGAACTAAGTAA
- a CDS encoding polysaccharide biosynthesis protein — translation MFSGKKLLISGGTGSFGNAVLKRFLDTDISEIRIFSRDEKKQDDMRKRYSNPKLKFYIGDVRDYQSVLNATRGVDYIFHAAALKQVPSCEFHPMEAVKTNVIGTDNVLEAAIQNEVKRVVCLSTDKAVYPINAMGISKAMMEKVMVAKSRNVDETKTVICGTRYGNVMASRGSVIPLFIEQIRAGKSLSITDPNMTRFMMTLADAVDLVLYAFEHGNNGDLFVQKAPAATVETLARALTSMLGQPEHPIQIIGTRHGEKLYEALLSREEMACAEDMGDYFRVPPDLRDLNYSKFVEQGEEKISTMEDYNSHNTERLDVEGMQNLLLKLDFMRAIQRGEHATPEE, via the coding sequence ATGTTTAGTGGAAAAAAACTTCTTATTTCCGGTGGCACAGGTTCTTTCGGTAACGCAGTTTTAAAGCGTTTTTTGGACACTGATATTTCTGAAATTCGTATTTTCAGTCGGGACGAAAAGAAACAGGATGACATGCGCAAACGCTACAGCAACCCAAAGCTGAAGTTCTATATCGGTGATGTGCGTGATTATCAGAGCGTTCTGAACGCGACCCGTGGCGTTGATTATATTTTTCACGCCGCAGCGCTTAAGCAGGTTCCTTCTTGTGAGTTTCACCCGATGGAAGCAGTGAAAACCAATGTTATTGGCACTGATAACGTCCTGGAGGCTGCGATACAGAATGAAGTTAAGCGAGTCGTTTGCTTAAGTACCGACAAAGCCGTTTACCCCATCAACGCGATGGGGATCTCTAAAGCCATGATGGAAAAGGTGATGGTCGCCAAATCCCGCAATGTGGATGAGACCAAAACTGTAATTTGTGGCACTCGGTACGGGAATGTCATGGCATCCCGTGGGTCAGTTATCCCGCTGTTTATCGAGCAGATTCGTGCCGGTAAATCCTTGTCAATTACTGACCCTAACATGACTCGTTTCATGATGACGTTGGCGGATGCTGTCGATCTGGTTCTGTATGCCTTTGAGCATGGTAACAACGGTGATCTCTTCGTTCAGAAGGCACCAGCAGCAACAGTGGAAACGCTCGCTCGCGCATTGACGTCGATGTTGGGACAACCCGAACATCCCATCCAGATCATTGGAACACGTCATGGCGAGAAGCTTTACGAGGCACTGTTGAGCCGCGAAGAAATGGCTTGCGCAGAAGACATGGGTGACTACTTCCGTGTACCCCCGGATCTGCGAGATTTGAACTACAGTAAATTTGTTGAGCAAGGTGAAGAAAAGATTTCCACGATGGAAGACTATAATTCTCATAACACTGAGCGTCTTGACGTCGAGGGCATGCAGAACTTACTGCTCAAACTGGATTTTATGCGTGCGATTCAGCGCGGCGAACACGCGACTCCCGAGGAGTAA